The following proteins are encoded in a genomic region of Methanoculleus bourgensis MS2:
- a CDS encoding Coenzyme F420 hydrogenase/dehydrogenase, beta subunit C-terminal domain: MVAKGDTVYAWASDAACQERGECGGAVTALLTHALKTGMVDAVLAVKKGQDIYDAVPVLITDPAEIAETAGSLHCGTLLLSKLFKTYLDGAANMRIAVTVKGCDAMGLYELAKRNQINLDNVLMIGLNCGGSVSPVLARKMIREKFEVDPDDVVKEEIDKGQFIIVTKDGQHKGISMDELEDEGYGRRSNCRRCKMKIPRQADLACGNWGVIGDKAGKATFIEVCSEKGANLLDAAVKAGAVAKEPANPKGIEIRGKVENAMLKLGDKWRARYFEGLGEGKERLKKIMDDTSRCIKCYACIENCPICYCVECSTKKGYLVEPGQVPPPFMFHLIRYAHISDSCINCGQCEEHCAMDIPNSLFMHALQVDLQEMFGHTPGVDMELPVLALVEEQTERKRLSDTGSDQIFDIFK; encoded by the coding sequence ATGGTAGCAAAAGGAGACACTGTTTACGCATGGGCATCCGATGCCGCCTGCCAGGAGAGGGGCGAGTGTGGTGGAGCGGTCACCGCTCTGCTGACGCACGCGCTCAAGACCGGCATGGTGGATGCTGTCCTTGCAGTCAAGAAGGGGCAGGACATCTACGATGCCGTGCCTGTGCTCATCACCGACCCCGCCGAGATTGCGGAGACGGCAGGATCACTTCACTGCGGGACGCTCCTGCTCTCGAAGCTCTTCAAGACTTATCTGGACGGCGCCGCGAATATGCGGATCGCTGTGACGGTGAAGGGCTGCGACGCGATGGGGCTGTATGAGCTTGCGAAGCGCAACCAGATCAACCTGGATAATGTCCTGATGATCGGCCTCAACTGTGGCGGCTCGGTCAGTCCGGTTCTGGCCCGGAAGATGATCCGCGAGAAGTTCGAGGTCGACCCCGACGATGTCGTCAAGGAGGAGATCGACAAGGGCCAGTTCATCATCGTGACGAAGGACGGCCAGCACAAGGGCATCTCGATGGACGAGCTCGAGGATGAGGGATACGGCCGTCGGTCGAACTGCCGCCGGTGCAAGATGAAGATCCCGCGTCAGGCCGATCTCGCCTGTGGGAACTGGGGTGTCATCGGTGACAAGGCCGGCAAGGCCACGTTCATCGAAGTCTGCTCCGAGAAGGGCGCAAACCTGCTTGATGCCGCCGTGAAGGCCGGAGCCGTCGCTAAGGAGCCCGCGAACCCGAAGGGGATCGAGATCCGCGGCAAGGTCGAGAACGCGATGCTGAAGCTCGGCGACAAGTGGCGGGCACGCTACTTCGAGGGGCTTGGCGAGGGCAAGGAACGCCTGAAGAAGATCATGGACGACACCTCCCGGTGCATCAAGTGTTACGCCTGCATCGAGAACTGCCCGATCTGTTACTGCGTCGAGTGCAGCACGAAGAAGGGCTACCTGGTCGAGCCCGGTCAGGTTCCGCCGCCGTTCATGTTCCACCTGATCCGTTACGCCCACATATCGGACTCGTGCATCAACTGCGGCCAGTGTGAAGAGCACTGTGCGATGGATATCCCGAACTCGCTCTTCATGCACGCGCTGCAGGTCGACCTTCAGGAGATGTTCGGCCACACCCCGGGTGTGGACATGGAACTCCCGGTCCTTGCGCTTGTTGAAGAGCAGACTGAGCGCAAGCGGCTTTCCGACACCGGCAGCGACCAGATCTTTGACATCTTCAAGTAA
- a CDS encoding IS1634 family transposase, translated as MPLVDGFDDTSILSIGHLGIVAGAYDSLQIAAVIDAALPKTRHHHLSHAQVLKAMVLNGLGFIERRLYLFPDFFDDIAVERLLGEGITRDHLNDDVLGRTLDAIAAYGPTELFNEIVAACLLPTDFGAHCIHIDTTNFSVTGAYEAELDVGEIEITYGHPKDGRWDLKRFVLGMASNQYGVPLFLQTFSGNESDKETILTIIQHLNENLRSDEKVYHVADSAFYTAKNLKTLGQHTFWISRVPATITEAQDLVRTEDPLLPCIDDRYSYQEHCSEYAGIRQKWVLYRSVPMYEREEKTFEKNLAKNLDRARTSLRKLCSREFACEPDARMAAEIWLNKHPRYQFRNLDLATITRKQEKKRGRPKNGEPVQVSYKITAEIEHNPAVLAEERRILGRFVLATNDLALSADELLANYKGQGAVERGFRFLKDKSFRVAEVFLKKPSRIQALAMVMVLCLFIYALTEFRVRRELERTGETVTSQTKKQTQRPTLKWVFFRFRRVREFVVVEEGRRVRRVANLNEELQKILRLLGREYEKYYT; from the coding sequence ATGCCTCTCGTTGATGGTTTCGACGACACCTCGATCCTCTCCATCGGTCATCTCGGCATTGTCGCCGGTGCCTACGACTCCCTGCAGATCGCCGCTGTGATCGACGCTGCTCTCCCCAAAACCCGTCACCACCATCTCAGCCACGCCCAGGTGCTCAAGGCCATGGTCCTCAACGGTCTCGGGTTCATCGAACGTCGTCTCTATCTCTTTCCTGATTTCTTTGATGACATCGCCGTCGAACGCCTCCTCGGCGAGGGCATTACGCGGGACCACCTCAACGACGATGTGCTCGGCCGAACCCTGGACGCGATCGCCGCCTACGGCCCGACCGAGCTCTTCAACGAGATCGTTGCAGCATGCCTTCTTCCGACCGACTTTGGGGCCCACTGTATCCACATCGACACCACCAACTTCAGCGTCACCGGGGCGTATGAGGCTGAGCTCGATGTGGGCGAGATCGAGATCACCTACGGTCATCCGAAGGATGGCCGGTGGGATCTCAAACGGTTTGTCCTCGGGATGGCCTCGAACCAGTATGGGGTTCCGCTCTTCCTCCAGACGTTCTCCGGCAACGAATCGGACAAAGAAACGATCCTGACCATCATCCAACACCTCAACGAGAACCTGAGATCCGATGAAAAGGTCTACCACGTGGCTGATTCAGCCTTCTACACGGCAAAGAACCTGAAAACTCTGGGGCAGCACACGTTCTGGATCAGCCGGGTCCCGGCCACGATCACGGAAGCGCAGGACCTGGTCCGGACCGAGGATCCGCTTTTGCCGTGCATCGACGACCGCTACAGTTATCAGGAGCATTGCAGCGAATATGCCGGGATCCGGCAGAAATGGGTTCTGTACCGGTCGGTCCCGATGTATGAGCGGGAGGAGAAGACGTTCGAGAAGAATCTGGCAAAGAACCTGGACCGGGCACGAACATCGCTCCGAAAACTCTGTTCCCGGGAGTTTGCCTGTGAACCGGATGCGCGTATGGCAGCCGAGATCTGGCTCAACAAGCATCCGCGATACCAGTTCCGGAACCTTGACCTCGCCACGATTACCCGCAAGCAGGAGAAGAAGCGGGGGAGACCGAAGAACGGGGAGCCGGTTCAGGTGTCGTACAAGATCACGGCTGAGATCGAGCACAACCCTGCGGTTCTTGCCGAGGAACGGCGGATCCTCGGGAGGTTTGTCCTGGCAACGAACGATCTGGCGTTGTCAGCCGACGAACTGCTCGCCAACTACAAGGGGCAGGGGGCGGTGGAACGCGGGTTTCGGTTCCTGAAGGACAAGTCGTTCCGGGTCGCAGAGGTCTTTTTGAAGAAGCCATCCCGGATCCAGGCGCTGGCGATGGTGATGGTGCTCTGCCTGTTCATCTATGCGCTCACGGAGTTCCGGGTGCGGCGGGAACTGGAGCGAACCGGCGAGACGGTGACCAGCCAGACGAAGAAACAGACCCAACGGCCGACGTTGAAGTGGGTGTTCTTCCGGTTCCGGAGGGTGCGGGAGTTCGTGGTGGTCGAGGAGGGAAGGAGGGTGAGACGGGTGGCGAACCTGAATGAGGAGTTGCAAAAGATTCTGCGATTGCTGGGGAGGGAGTACGAAAAATACTATACATGA
- a CDS encoding thiamine pyrophosphate-dependent enzyme gives MTNIEKRSVNNLSAIPKEEYLFKCTSACAGCSSSLCLRYVLKAAGPDSVLVVPACCTSVLQGIYPGTAMNVPVYNIAFAAAAACASGMSNAFATLGRKTNVIVYAGDGGTVDIGIQALSGAFERGTDFLYICYDNEAYGNTGMQRSGSTPLGARTTTTPGGKPTAKKDLDRIVEAHNPPYMATACSAYPLDLYKKVKKALSIPGPKFIHILAPCPPGWRYPSEKTVEMGKLAVKTGTWVLYEREFGKLSISGPSKAAMRKPAPLEDYIKGQGRFKNIDPEVLEEMRQQVERNIQRLSREEAGIC, from the coding sequence ATGACAAATATAGAGAAGAGGAGTGTAAACAATTTGTCCGCGATTCCGAAGGAGGAGTATCTGTTCAAGTGCACGTCCGCCTGTGCGGGGTGCAGCTCTTCCCTGTGTCTGCGCTACGTGCTCAAAGCAGCCGGCCCGGATTCTGTCCTGGTCGTGCCTGCCTGCTGCACCAGCGTCCTCCAGGGGATCTACCCCGGCACGGCGATGAACGTGCCGGTATATAACATAGCATTTGCCGCAGCCGCCGCCTGCGCCTCAGGTATGAGCAATGCGTTCGCGACGCTCGGAAGGAAGACCAACGTCATCGTCTACGCAGGAGATGGAGGGACCGTCGATATCGGTATTCAGGCGCTATCCGGCGCTTTCGAGCGCGGCACCGATTTCCTCTACATATGCTACGACAACGAGGCATACGGCAACACCGGCATGCAGCGGTCGGGCTCGACGCCGCTCGGGGCACGCACCACCACGACCCCCGGCGGCAAGCCCACAGCCAAGAAGGACCTCGACCGTATCGTCGAGGCGCATAACCCCCCCTACATGGCGACCGCCTGCAGCGCCTACCCCCTCGACCTCTACAAGAAGGTGAAGAAGGCGCTCTCGATTCCGGGGCCGAAGTTCATCCATATCCTTGCACCGTGTCCCCCCGGGTGGCGCTACCCCTCGGAGAAGACCGTCGAGATGGGGAAACTCGCGGTGAAGACCGGAACATGGGTCCTCTACGAGCGTGAGTTCGGGAAACTCTCCATCAGCGGCCCGTCGAAGGCGGCGATGAGGAAGCCCGCGCCCTTGGAGGACTACATCAAGGGTCAGGGCCGGTTTAAGAACATAGATCCTGAGGTTCTCGAAGAGATGCGGCAGCAGGTTGAGCGCAACATCCAGCGCCTCTCCCGCGAGGAGGCCGGCATATGCTGA
- a CDS encoding transketolase C-terminal domain-containing protein, whose amino-acid sequence MLTIATGNKAVAAAVKAAKPGVIAAYPITPQTEIVEQIAEYVNAGDLKSQYIPVESEHSAMAACIGASAGGVRTFTATSSHGLLYMHEMVHWAAGARLPIVMANVNRALGPGWNTWAEHSDAFSQRDTGWLQVFVSTVQEAYDATLMAFKIAEDERVLLPVMVNLDGFALSHIMQSLETVEVGDFLPAYHLPHAVDTENPCVYGPMTGPDDYFRFRWDIERSMRDARGVITEVEREFAERFGRSYGPTEEYRCEDADVVVIAMGTLGKEAEVAIDLLRDEGIKAGSMRLRWFRPFPDLDVAGREVVVIDRDYSFGFGGVVANAVRAKTGVEPYSVIAGLGGQEVTYNDIVEFVRNRRPGEETWFGVSDHV is encoded by the coding sequence ATGCTGACGATCGCGACCGGCAACAAGGCAGTGGCGGCCGCGGTGAAGGCCGCAAAACCCGGCGTCATCGCTGCATACCCCATCACCCCCCAGACCGAGATCGTGGAACAGATCGCCGAGTATGTCAACGCCGGCGACCTCAAAAGTCAGTACATCCCGGTGGAGAGCGAGCACTCGGCCATGGCCGCCTGTATCGGGGCAAGCGCAGGAGGCGTCCGCACCTTCACGGCGACGAGTTCGCATGGCCTCCTCTACATGCACGAGATGGTCCACTGGGCGGCGGGCGCACGCCTGCCGATCGTCATGGCAAACGTCAACCGTGCCCTTGGACCCGGGTGGAACACCTGGGCCGAGCACTCCGACGCCTTCTCCCAGCGCGATACCGGCTGGCTGCAGGTCTTCGTGAGCACGGTCCAGGAAGCCTATGACGCCACCCTGATGGCGTTTAAGATCGCCGAAGACGAGCGGGTCCTCCTCCCGGTGATGGTCAACCTGGACGGGTTTGCGCTCAGCCACATCATGCAGTCGCTTGAGACGGTGGAGGTCGGTGACTTCCTGCCCGCCTACCACCTCCCGCACGCCGTCGATACGGAGAACCCCTGCGTCTACGGGCCCATGACCGGACCGGACGACTACTTCCGGTTCCGCTGGGATATCGAGCGCTCGATGCGTGACGCGAGAGGCGTGATCACGGAGGTCGAACGCGAGTTTGCGGAGCGGTTCGGCCGCTCCTACGGTCCCACCGAGGAATACCGGTGCGAGGACGCCGATGTCGTCGTCATCGCCATGGGGACGCTCGGGAAAGAGGCGGAGGTGGCGATCGACCTCCTCCGCGACGAGGGGATCAAGGCCGGGTCCATGCGCCTGCGCTGGTTCCGGCCCTTCCCGGACCTCGACGTTGCCGGGCGGGAGGTCGTGGTGATCGACCGCGACTACTCCTTCGGCTTCGGCGGCGTGGTTGCAAACGCCGTCCGGGCAAAGACCGGTGTCGAGCCCTACAGCGTGATCGCCGGTCTCGGCGGCCAGGAGGTCACCTACAACGATATCGTGGAGTTTGTCAGGAACCGGCGTCCTGGTGAAGAGACCTGGTTTGGGGTGAGCGACCATGTATGA
- a CDS encoding 2-oxoacid:acceptor oxidoreductase family protein: MYEIRIHSRGGQGGVTAARLLALAAFRDGKYATACPFYGAERRGAPVVSFVRIDDKPIKIYSQIHEPDLVIVLDASIMDVVDVLQGLKEDGTVLLNSAHALEGCGATCRHVDLTGIALAKNLVIAGSPILNTPVLGALAKMGVVTLPSVEKAIREMFADERNVQAAEAAYEELKI, encoded by the coding sequence ATGTATGAGATCAGGATCCACTCCCGGGGCGGGCAGGGCGGTGTCACCGCCGCCCGCCTGCTTGCCCTCGCGGCGTTCCGGGACGGAAAATACGCAACTGCCTGTCCGTTCTACGGGGCGGAACGGCGCGGGGCGCCGGTCGTCTCGTTTGTCAGGATAGACGATAAGCCGATCAAGATCTACAGCCAGATCCACGAACCAGATCTCGTGATCGTGCTCGATGCGAGCATCATGGACGTCGTGGACGTCCTGCAGGGTCTCAAAGAGGACGGGACGGTACTCTTAAACAGCGCTCACGCGCTTGAGGGGTGCGGCGCGACCTGCCGCCACGTCGACCTGACCGGGATTGCGCTCGCCAAGAACCTGGTGATCGCCGGGAGTCCCATCCTCAACACCCCGGTGCTCGGGGCGCTTGCGAAGATGGGCGTCGTCACGCTCCCGTCGGTCGAGAAGGCGATCCGGGAGATGTTTGCCGATGAGCGGAACGTACAAGCTGCTGAAGCGGCATATGAGGAGCTGAAGATATGA
- a CDS encoding 4Fe-4S binding protein, with protein sequence MRERLALSRPTEASSGKTGSWRTFRPVVDREVCNGCGLCAQYCPDGVIDEELNIDLDYCKGCGICANECPKEAITMVREER encoded by the coding sequence ATGAGAGAGAGACTTGCGCTCAGCAGACCCACGGAGGCCTCTTCAGGGAAGACGGGGTCGTGGCGGACGTTCCGGCCCGTCGTGGACAGGGAAGTCTGCAACGGCTGCGGGCTCTGCGCCCAGTACTGCCCGGACGGGGTCATCGACGAGGAACTCAATATCGACCTTGATTACTGCAAGGGCTGCGGCATCTGCGCAAACGAGTGCCCGAAGGAAGCCATCACTATGGTGCGGGAGGAGCGCTGA
- a CDS encoding Hsp20/alpha crystallin family protein, which yields MAALRVAPYVCAYSDENEENLHIEIELPGVDKKDITFKMQETSFSIDAARGDVRYVGTYAIGCPVDPDRAKATFRNGLLAVDVPYIQPAAEEVKQIPIAE from the coding sequence ATGGCAGCGTTAAGAGTCGCACCGTATGTCTGTGCCTATTCAGACGAAAATGAGGAGAATCTTCACATCGAGATCGAACTACCTGGCGTCGATAAGAAGGATATCACTTTTAAGATGCAGGAGACCAGTTTCTCCATCGATGCAGCCCGTGGCGACGTCCGGTACGTCGGCACCTATGCGATCGGATGTCCCGTCGATCCCGACAGGGCGAAGGCGACCTTCAGGAACGGGCTGCTCGCCGTCGACGTTCCCTACATACAGCCGGCCGCAGAAGAAGTAAAGCAGATTCCCATCGCGGAGTGA
- a CDS encoding thioredoxin domain-containing protein: MNPAHGRDQETSVREESPPNRLIHEQSPYLLQHAYNPVDWYPWGEEAFLRAKEEAKPIFLSIGYSACHWCHVMEEESFADPMVAKLLNDVFVCIKVDREERPDIDQIYIDAAHVLSGVAVGWPLTIFMTHDGRPFFAASYIPKESRYGMTGLVDLIPRISRIWQTRRQELEQTGSRVLEALQSAARTPPGESELSEATLDDAYDTLFRLFDGENGGFGDAPKFPAPHNLIFLLRYGHRTGKTPAYTMVEKTLHAMRRGGIFDHIGWGFHRYTTDAEWLVPHFEKMLYDQALLIMAYTEAYLATGREEFARTARETIAYVLREMTDPDGGFYSAEDADSEGVEGKFYIWTKAGILQVLGEEDGERFSRIFGVTEPGNYLEQPGARRTGQNVLRLRRPLASWAHEFSMPEEDLAWFVEDARQRLFAAREERARPAKDDKILTDWNGLMIAALATAARAFDDPEYLAAAEKAAAFVLTRLRGPDGRLLHRYRNGEAGITATLDDYAFMLWALIEVYEASFAPGYLRTAVKLARDLSARYWDCDHGGFFFTPDDVEIAVRQKPVFDGATPSGNSVAMYALFLLGRMTANLEFEEMANRIRRVFADTVRESPIAYSYFLTGLEFMLGPNVEVIISGVRDAEDTRAMIQAIRSRYTPDAVVIFRPSDEEEPEITKVAGFTRDIVTIEGKATAYVCTNYACDIPVTDIDEMLRLMRTTSKPPEPVI; this comes from the coding sequence ATGAACCCGGCACACGGACGTGACCAGGAAACATCAGTCAGGGAAGAATCGCCTCCAAACCGGCTTATCCACGAACAGAGCCCGTACCTGCTCCAGCATGCCTACAACCCGGTCGACTGGTATCCCTGGGGCGAGGAGGCATTCCTCCGGGCGAAGGAAGAGGCGAAACCGATATTCCTCTCCATAGGCTACTCGGCCTGCCACTGGTGCCACGTCATGGAAGAGGAGTCGTTTGCAGATCCCATGGTCGCAAAACTCTTAAACGACGTCTTTGTCTGCATCAAGGTGGACCGCGAAGAGCGGCCCGACATCGACCAGATCTACATAGATGCCGCCCATGTGCTGAGCGGGGTTGCCGTAGGATGGCCCCTCACCATCTTCATGACCCACGATGGGCGACCGTTCTTTGCGGCGAGTTATATCCCGAAGGAGAGCCGCTACGGGATGACCGGCCTCGTAGACCTTATCCCGCGGATTAGCAGGATCTGGCAGACACGGCGGCAGGAACTCGAGCAGACCGGCAGCCGGGTGCTGGAGGCGCTTCAGAGCGCGGCCCGCACTCCCCCGGGGGAGAGCGAACTCTCGGAGGCGACCCTCGATGACGCCTACGATACCCTGTTCCGGCTCTTCGACGGAGAGAATGGCGGGTTCGGGGACGCGCCCAAGTTCCCGGCCCCGCATAACCTCATATTCCTGCTCAGGTACGGGCACCGGACCGGCAAAACCCCGGCATACACGATGGTCGAGAAGACGCTGCACGCCATGCGGCGGGGCGGGATATTCGATCATATCGGCTGGGGGTTCCACCGCTACACGACGGACGCAGAGTGGCTCGTCCCGCATTTTGAGAAGATGCTCTACGACCAGGCGCTCCTGATCATGGCGTATACGGAGGCCTACCTCGCGACAGGGAGGGAGGAGTTTGCCAGGACTGCCCGGGAAACGATCGCCTACGTCCTGCGGGAGATGACCGACCCGGACGGCGGTTTCTACTCGGCCGAGGATGCGGACAGCGAAGGCGTGGAGGGGAAATTCTACATCTGGACGAAGGCCGGGATCCTGCAGGTACTCGGGGAGGAGGACGGGGAACGGTTCTCCCGGATCTTCGGCGTCACGGAGCCGGGGAACTACCTTGAGCAGCCGGGCGCCAGGAGGACCGGCCAGAACGTCCTCCGCCTGCGGCGGCCGCTGGCGTCCTGGGCACATGAGTTCTCGATGCCGGAGGAGGACCTGGCATGGTTCGTGGAGGATGCCCGGCAGAGACTCTTTGCGGCGCGGGAAGAGCGGGCCCGTCCGGCAAAGGACGACAAGATCCTCACCGACTGGAACGGGCTGATGATCGCCGCCCTGGCGACGGCGGCCCGGGCGTTCGATGACCCCGAATACCTGGCGGCGGCAGAGAAGGCGGCCGCGTTCGTTCTCACCCGGCTGCGCGGGCCAGACGGGCGGCTCCTCCACCGCTACCGGAACGGTGAGGCCGGCATCACGGCGACGCTTGATGATTACGCGTTCATGCTCTGGGCCCTTATCGAGGTCTATGAGGCGTCATTTGCTCCCGGCTACCTCCGGACTGCAGTCAAACTCGCCCGGGACCTCTCTGCCCGCTACTGGGACTGCGACCACGGAGGGTTCTTCTTCACGCCTGATGACGTGGAGATCGCCGTCCGGCAGAAACCGGTCTTTGACGGGGCGACTCCCTCCGGCAACAGCGTGGCCATGTATGCCCTCTTCCTCCTCGGCCGGATGACGGCGAACCTCGAATTCGAGGAGATGGCGAACCGGATCCGTCGTGTCTTTGCCGATACCGTCCGGGAATCCCCCATCGCCTACTCCTACTTCCTCACCGGCCTTGAGTTCATGCTGGGACCAAACGTCGAGGTGATCATATCGGGCGTCCGGGACGCAGAGGATACCCGGGCGATGATCCAGGCCATCCGGTCGCGCTATACACCAGACGCCGTCGTCATCTTCCGGCCCTCTGACGAGGAGGAACCGGAGATCACGAAGGTGGCCGGGTTTACCCGGGATATCGTGACAATCGAAGGGAAAGCGACGGCGTACGTCTGTACCAACTACGCCTGCGACATCCCGGTGACTGATATCGACGAGATGCTGCGGCTCATGAGGACGACATCGAAACCGCCGGAACCGGTCATCTGA
- a CDS encoding OsmC family protein, giving the protein MMMRNGVDMERVNARVEAMRKDPAGGRKTLSGITSWNGGAHSTTIVRNFAIPADEPGAIGGTNRGPSPMELVLTALSACIAISIAYSAAEDEVEVHSIEIDVEGDLDLRGLFEITNDVRPGFEEVRVTVRMEADAPREKLEELVNHGYRRSPVVDSLEGKVPVRVCLAQEDAGTA; this is encoded by the coding sequence ATGATGATGCGAAACGGAGTTGATATGGAGCGGGTGAACGCCCGCGTGGAGGCGATGCGAAAGGATCCGGCAGGGGGGAGAAAGACCCTCTCCGGCATCACCAGCTGGAACGGCGGTGCGCACTCCACCACGATTGTCAGGAACTTTGCTATCCCCGCCGACGAACCAGGCGCCATCGGTGGGACCAACCGGGGCCCGAGCCCGATGGAACTGGTGCTCACGGCGCTTTCAGCCTGCATCGCGATCTCTATCGCCTACAGCGCGGCTGAAGACGAGGTTGAGGTCCATTCCATCGAGATCGACGTCGAGGGCGACCTCGACCTCAGGGGGCTTTTTGAGATCACCAACGACGTCCGGCCGGGCTTTGAGGAGGTCCGGGTGACCGTCCGGATGGAGGCGGACGCACCGCGGGAGAAACTTGAGGAGCTCGTGAACCACGGCTACCGGCGCTCACCGGTCGTGGATTCGCTCGAGGGGAAGGTGCCGGTCAGGGTCTGTCTCGCGCAGGAGGATGCGGGGACGGCCTGA
- the tnpB gene encoding IS200/IS605 family element RNA-guided endonuclease TnpB encodes MLQAYKYRMYPNREQVASLMQHIHACRFVYNSSLEQKIRAYEQEGQKLSCFDLNARLPALKEEHPWLKEVNSQSLQSANKNLDNAFTRFFREKKGFPRFKSKKNPVQSFQVPQHYAVDFERNRLKLPKLGEIKAVFHRTFTGTMKYATVSVTSTGKWFVSILVDDGAATPEPTPFTLATTLGIDVGLTDFATLSTGEKVENPRYLKKSLKRLKVLQRRVSRKKNGSKNRKKAIQKLARCHEKVANQRNDFLHNLSFRVVSENQAIAVESLNVAGMQKNHCLAQSISDVSWGTFFTILEYKCLKYGKTLLKIGQFEPSSKICNCCGYTNRNLKLSDREWTCPDCGIVHDRDINAAINIKKFAVQDQNLVGVV; translated from the coding sequence ATGCTTCAAGCCTACAAGTATCGGATGTATCCCAACCGGGAGCAGGTTGCATCACTCATGCAACATATCCATGCCTGTCGGTTTGTGTATAACTCTTCTCTGGAGCAAAAGATCCGGGCATATGAGCAGGAAGGTCAAAAACTCTCCTGTTTTGACCTGAACGCCCGTCTTCCCGCACTGAAAGAAGAGCATCCGTGGCTCAAAGAGGTCAACTCTCAATCTCTCCAGAGTGCAAACAAGAATCTCGACAATGCCTTCACCCGGTTCTTCCGCGAGAAGAAAGGATTTCCGCGATTCAAATCGAAGAAGAACCCGGTACAGTCCTTTCAGGTACCGCAACACTACGCCGTGGATTTTGAGCGCAACCGGCTCAAACTCCCCAAACTCGGCGAGATCAAGGCTGTTTTCCACCGGACATTCACCGGAACGATGAAGTATGCGACGGTTTCGGTGACTTCGACCGGGAAATGGTTCGTCAGCATTCTCGTTGATGATGGAGCGGCAACGCCGGAACCCACCCCGTTCACGCTGGCTACCACCCTCGGGATCGACGTCGGGTTAACAGACTTTGCAACCCTCTCGACCGGAGAGAAGGTTGAGAATCCCCGGTACCTGAAAAAGTCCCTCAAACGTCTGAAAGTGTTGCAGCGACGGGTTTCCCGGAAGAAGAACGGGTCAAAGAATCGGAAGAAGGCGATCCAGAAACTCGCCCGATGTCATGAGAAGGTCGCCAACCAGCGCAACGATTTCCTGCACAACCTCTCTTTTCGAGTTGTGAGCGAGAACCAAGCCATCGCAGTGGAATCGTTGAATGTCGCTGGAATGCAGAAGAACCATTGCCTCGCGCAGAGTATCAGCGATGTATCGTGGGGTACCTTCTTCACGATACTGGAATACAAATGTCTGAAATATGGGAAAACACTCCTGAAGATCGGACAGTTTGAACCATCATCAAAAATCTGTAATTGCTGCGGATACACGAATCGTAATTTGAAACTCTCGGATCGTGAATGGACATGTCCGGATTGTGGTATCGTCCACGACCGTGATATCAACGCAGCGATCAATATTAAAAAATTCGCCGTACAAGACCAGAATCTTGTAGGTGTGGTATAA
- a CDS encoding PRC-barrel domain-containing protein, which produces MEHRTRTTGEEWFMSADDALDKKVVNPEGDDIGEISDMRLAFPVGRVEYMVLKYGGVLGMGAKRFAIPPEALAYHPGNDVFVVNIDKRRLDEASGFSEDNWPREADWDLIRSGRPTTEPPSREEAEAVARKTPPPEVVTTERVETRERPR; this is translated from the coding sequence ATGGAGCACAGGACACGGACCACCGGCGAGGAGTGGTTCATGTCGGCGGATGATGCCCTGGATAAGAAAGTGGTCAACCCTGAGGGGGACGACATTGGAGAGATCTCGGATATGCGGCTCGCGTTCCCGGTGGGTCGGGTGGAGTATATGGTGCTCAAGTACGGGGGCGTGCTCGGCATGGGAGCAAAGAGGTTTGCCATCCCTCCTGAGGCGCTTGCCTACCACCCGGGGAACGATGTCTTCGTTGTAAACATCGACAAGCGGCGGCTGGACGAAGCGTCCGGCTTCTCCGAGGATAACTGGCCCCGGGAAGCAGACTGGGACCTGATCCGGTCAGGCCGGCCCACGACGGAACCGCCGAGCAGGGAAGAGGCGGAGGCTGTGGCGCGAAAGACCCCGCCGCCGGAGGTCGTGACGACTGAGCGGGTTGAGACGCGGGAGCGGCCCCGGTAA